Proteins encoded together in one Miscanthus floridulus cultivar M001 chromosome 16, ASM1932011v1, whole genome shotgun sequence window:
- the LOC136514044 gene encoding uncharacterized protein: MEGANGVGRSESERKPLSEVVGDCVQCWFQDAYKEARKGDIANQVLVAQMFFSGYGTPKNEYKGKQWMDRASRFRSSALRVGMKRPGYNASDSDSDDENDDANQ; the protein is encoded by the exons ATGGAGGGCGCCaatggagttggccggtcggagAGCGAGCGGAAGCCACTGTCGGAGGTGGTCGGCGACTGCGTCCAGTGCTGGTTCCAGGACGCGTACAAGGAGGCGCGCAAAGGGGACATCGCCAACCAGGTGCTTGTAGCGCAGATGTTCTTCTCGGGTTATGGGACCCCCAAGAACGAGTACAAG GGAAAACAATGGATGGATAGGGCATCAAGGTTCAGGTCTTCAGCTTTGAGGGTTGGCATGAAACGTCCAG GATACAATGCAAGTGACTcagactctgatgatgaaaatgatgacGCCAACCAATAA